The following are encoded together in the Nocardioides sp. Arc9.136 genome:
- a CDS encoding histidine phosphatase family protein, with product MATVILVRHGRTTANASGMLAGRMPGVKLDATGQQQAARAGERMKDLPVHAIVSSPLERCRQTAKAIMQAQAPPLTLVTEKGITECDYGEWQGRQLRDLAKEKLWSTVQSQPSAAEFPGGESLASMQARAVAAVRRHDAAVEAAHGAGAVWVAVSHGDIIKSVLADALGMHLDLFQRINIDPASISIVRYTASRPYVLATNTHAGDLSWLAQKPARRPRSGKRAADVATAAADDAVVGGGAGPSAAS from the coding sequence ATGGCCACTGTCATCCTCGTCCGCCACGGTCGGACGACCGCCAACGCCAGCGGGATGCTGGCCGGCCGGATGCCCGGGGTGAAGCTCGACGCGACCGGCCAGCAGCAGGCCGCCCGCGCCGGCGAGCGGATGAAGGACCTGCCGGTGCACGCCATCGTCAGCAGCCCGCTCGAGCGGTGCCGGCAGACGGCCAAGGCGATCATGCAGGCCCAGGCGCCGCCGTTGACGCTGGTGACCGAGAAGGGCATCACCGAGTGCGACTACGGCGAGTGGCAGGGCCGGCAGCTGCGGGACCTGGCCAAGGAGAAGCTCTGGTCGACCGTGCAGTCCCAGCCCTCCGCGGCCGAGTTCCCCGGGGGTGAGTCCCTCGCGTCGATGCAGGCCCGCGCCGTCGCCGCCGTGCGCCGCCACGACGCCGCGGTCGAGGCCGCCCACGGCGCCGGCGCGGTGTGGGTGGCGGTGAGCCACGGCGACATCATCAAGTCGGTCCTGGCCGACGCCCTCGGCATGCACCTGGACCTCTTCCAGCGGATCAACATCGACCCGGCGTCGATCTCGATCGTGCGCTACACCGCCTCGCGGCCCTACGTCCTGGCGACGAACACCCACGCCGGCGACCTGTCGTGGCTCGCCCAGAAGCCGGCCCGCCGCCCGCGCTCGGGCAAGCGGGCGGCCGACGTCGCGACCGCGGCCGCCGACGACGCGGTGGTCGGCGGCGGCGCGGGTCCTTCTGCGGCCTCATAG
- a CDS encoding DUF3090 domain-containing protein produces MAPLVHGFDPPERFVTGTVGPPGSRTFFLQARSGAKLVSVALEKQQVAALAERVDELLDDVMSSERTSATVPAVAPLDLEDTDPLEQPIEEEFRAGTMTLSWDPDDERVVIEVFPIDETAVVSPEQVDEEFEEPEPDEVLLVRIPAGAARAFVKRSEQVLEAGRPSCPFCGLPIDPDGHLCVRANGFRRRDP; encoded by the coding sequence ATGGCACCACTCGTCCACGGGTTCGACCCGCCGGAGCGCTTCGTCACCGGCACCGTCGGTCCCCCCGGTTCCCGCACCTTCTTCCTCCAGGCCCGCAGCGGCGCCAAGCTGGTCAGCGTCGCGCTGGAGAAGCAGCAGGTCGCCGCCCTCGCCGAGCGGGTCGACGAGCTGCTCGACGACGTGATGAGCAGCGAGCGCACCTCCGCGACGGTCCCGGCCGTCGCACCCCTCGACCTGGAGGACACGGACCCGCTCGAGCAGCCGATCGAGGAGGAGTTCCGCGCCGGCACGATGACGCTGTCGTGGGACCCCGACGACGAGCGCGTCGTCATCGAGGTCTTCCCGATCGACGAGACGGCCGTCGTCTCCCCCGAGCAGGTCGACGAGGAGTTCGAGGAGCCCGAGCCCGACGAGGTCCTGCTGGTCCGGATCCCCGCCGGTGCCGCCCGCGCCTTCGTCAAGCGCAGCGAGCAGGTCCTCGAGGCCGGTCGGCCGTCCTGCCCGTTCTGCGGCCTGCCGATCGACCCCGACGGTCACCTGTGCGTCCGGGCCAACGGGTTCCGCCGCCGGGACCCGTGA